The Mesorhizobium koreense genome includes a window with the following:
- a CDS encoding DUF2461 domain-containing protein, whose translation MAAAFKGFGEKAIPFLKALDFHQSREWFHENRALYESELREPLGDLVEVLTERLDAAGLGLRGDRKRSLFRINRDVRFSKDKRPYNQHVSAILSPDGTKMEEGVLFIYFGIDGCRAAVAWWQPKPELLAAMRKAIAEKPAEFRSMVAALKKSSLALDGEGALKRMPRGFEHVADPELATAIRNRHFVVRHRIDPASIHGPGLADEIIDFTLRARPVLDWGRKIEGRVGRGKI comes from the coding sequence ATGGCTGCCGCTTTCAAAGGGTTCGGCGAGAAAGCCATCCCCTTCCTCAAGGCGCTCGATTTCCACCAGAGCCGGGAATGGTTCCATGAGAACCGTGCGCTTTACGAGAGCGAGTTGCGCGAGCCGCTTGGCGATCTCGTGGAGGTGCTGACGGAGCGGCTGGACGCCGCAGGCCTCGGGCTCAGAGGCGACCGGAAAAGATCGCTTTTCCGTATCAATCGCGATGTGCGTTTCTCCAAGGACAAGCGGCCCTACAACCAGCATGTCTCGGCCATCCTGTCGCCCGACGGCACCAAGATGGAAGAAGGCGTGCTCTTCATCTATTTCGGCATCGACGGCTGCCGTGCGGCGGTCGCGTGGTGGCAGCCGAAGCCGGAATTGCTCGCGGCGATGCGCAAGGCGATTGCGGAGAAGCCGGCGGAATTCCGCTCCATGGTTGCCGCCTTGAAGAAGAGCAGCCTTGCACTTGACGGCGAGGGCGCGCTGAAGCGCATGCCGCGCGGCTTCGAGCATGTCGCGGACCCTGAGCTTGCGACGGCGATCCGCAACCGCCATTTCGTCGTGCGCCACAGGATCGACCCGGCCAGCATCCACGGGCCGGGACTGGCCGACGAGATCATCGATTTCACGCTTCGCGCCAGGCCGGTACTCGACTGGGGCAGGAAGATCGAGGGGAGGGTGGGGAGAGGTAAGATCTAG